The following are encoded together in the Xanthobacter autotrophicus Py2 genome:
- a CDS encoding Ion transport 2 domain protein (PFAM: Ion transport 2 domain protein~KEGG: bja:blr3465 hypothetical protein): MYWFLDGEFLLGGLVSVVAIAIQALVTVLVIKVGRVSARHLSPRRRMVTLLVVMGTSGTLLMIAHVLEVAVWAAVYELVGVIEAKNAYYFAFVNFTTLGYGDILPAHRWRVMGPITAANGMLLFGWSTAVLFAVLSRALRILRLG, from the coding sequence TTGTACTGGTTCCTGGACGGAGAATTTCTGCTCGGCGGGCTCGTCAGCGTCGTCGCCATTGCCATCCAGGCGCTGGTGACGGTGCTCGTCATCAAGGTCGGGCGCGTTTCCGCGCGCCATCTGTCTCCCCGCCGCCGGATGGTGACCCTGCTCGTCGTCATGGGCACGTCGGGGACGCTTCTCATGATCGCGCATGTCCTGGAAGTGGCGGTCTGGGCTGCCGTGTATGAGCTGGTTGGCGTGATCGAGGCCAAGAATGCCTATTATTTCGCCTTCGTGAACTTCACGACCCTCGGCTACGGCGACATCCTGCCCGCGCATCGATGGCGGGTGATGGGCCCCATCACGGCGGCCAACGGCATGCTGCTGTTCGGCTGGTCCACGGCGGTGCTGTTCGCGGTGCTGTCGCGGGCGCTGCGCATCCTGCGTTTGGGTTAA
- a CDS encoding GTP-binding protein TypA (TIGRFAM: small GTP-binding protein; GTP-binding protein TypA~PFAM: elongation factor G domain protein; protein synthesis factor GTP-binding; elongation factor Tu domain 2 protein~KEGG: bov:BOV_A0821 GTP-binding protein TypA/BipA): MKLRNIAIIAHVDHGKTTLVDELLKQSGSYRENQRVAERVMDSNDLEKERGITILAKATSVVWKDTRINIVDTPGHADFGGEVERILNMVDGAIVLVDAAEGPMPQTKFVVGKALKVGLKPIVAINKVDRSDARITEVVNEVFDLFAALDATDEQLDFPILYGSGRNGWMAESPEGPSDQGMSPLFDLVLKHVPEPTVDDGPFRMIGTLLEANPFLGRMITGRITSGSIKPNQPIKVLAQDGSLVEQGRVSKILAFRGIERQPIEEGVQGDIVAIAGLSKGTVADTFCALEVTEPLAAQPIDPPTVTMTFIVNDSPLAGTEGDKVTSRVIRDRLLREAEGNVALKIEESTEKDSFFVSGRGELQLAVLIETMRREGFELAVSRPRVVFQKDEATGQALEPIEEVLIDVDEEYSGTVVQKMSERRAEMVEMRPSGGNRQRLVFYAPTRGLIGYQSELLTDTRGTAIMNRLFHEYAPYKGEIAGRVNGVLISNEQGEAVAYALWNLEDRGPMIIEPGWKVYQGMLVGIHNRDNDLEVNVLKGKKLTNIRTTSKDEAVRLTPPIRMTLERALAWIQDDELVEVTPKSIRLRKRYLDPNERKREERKKETELA, translated from the coding sequence ATGAAGCTTCGCAACATCGCCATCATCGCCCACGTCGACCACGGCAAGACCACGCTGGTGGACGAGTTGCTCAAGCAGTCGGGCTCCTACCGCGAGAACCAGCGCGTGGCCGAGCGCGTGATGGATTCCAACGATCTGGAAAAGGAGCGCGGCATCACCATCCTCGCCAAGGCCACCTCGGTGGTCTGGAAGGACACGCGCATCAACATCGTGGACACCCCCGGCCACGCCGACTTCGGCGGCGAGGTGGAGCGCATCCTGAACATGGTGGACGGTGCCATCGTGCTGGTGGACGCCGCCGAGGGCCCCATGCCCCAGACCAAGTTCGTGGTGGGCAAGGCGCTGAAGGTGGGGCTCAAGCCCATCGTGGCCATCAACAAGGTGGACCGCTCCGACGCCCGCATCACCGAGGTGGTGAACGAGGTGTTCGACCTGTTCGCCGCGCTCGACGCCACCGACGAGCAGCTCGACTTCCCCATCCTCTACGGCTCCGGCCGCAACGGCTGGATGGCCGAGAGCCCGGAAGGCCCCTCCGACCAGGGCATGTCGCCCCTGTTCGACCTGGTGCTGAAGCATGTGCCCGAGCCCACCGTGGATGACGGCCCGTTCCGCATGATCGGCACGCTGCTGGAGGCCAACCCCTTCCTCGGCCGCATGATCACCGGGCGCATCACCTCCGGCTCGATCAAGCCGAACCAGCCCATCAAGGTGCTGGCGCAGGACGGCTCGCTGGTGGAGCAGGGCCGGGTCTCCAAGATCCTCGCCTTTCGCGGCATCGAGCGCCAGCCCATCGAGGAAGGCGTGCAGGGCGACATCGTCGCCATCGCCGGCCTCTCCAAGGGCACGGTGGCCGACACTTTCTGCGCGCTCGAAGTGACCGAGCCGCTGGCGGCCCAGCCCATCGATCCGCCCACCGTCACCATGACCTTCATCGTCAACGATTCGCCGCTGGCCGGCACCGAGGGCGACAAGGTGACGAGCCGCGTCATCCGCGACCGCCTGCTGCGCGAGGCGGAAGGCAACGTGGCGCTCAAGATCGAGGAATCCACCGAGAAGGATTCCTTCTTCGTCTCCGGCCGCGGCGAACTGCAGCTCGCCGTGCTGATCGAGACCATGCGCCGCGAGGGCTTCGAGCTCGCCGTGTCGCGTCCCCGCGTGGTGTTCCAGAAGGATGAGGCCACCGGCCAGGCGCTGGAGCCCATCGAGGAAGTCCTCATCGACGTGGACGAGGAATATTCCGGCACCGTGGTGCAGAAGATGAGCGAGCGCCGCGCCGAGATGGTGGAGATGCGCCCCTCCGGCGGCAACCGCCAGCGTCTGGTGTTCTATGCTCCCACCCGCGGCCTCATCGGCTACCAGTCGGAGCTGCTCACCGACACCCGCGGCACCGCGATCATGAACCGGCTGTTCCACGAATACGCCCCCTACAAGGGCGAGATCGCGGGCCGGGTGAACGGCGTGCTGATCTCCAACGAGCAGGGTGAGGCGGTGGCCTATGCCCTGTGGAACCTCGAAGACCGCGGCCCGATGATCATCGAGCCGGGCTGGAAGGTGTACCAGGGCATGCTGGTGGGCATCCACAACCGGGACAACGACCTGGAAGTGAACGTGCTCAAGGGCAAGAAGCTCACCAACATCCGCACCACCTCCAAGGACGAGGCGGTGCGCCTGACCCCGCCGATCCGCATGACGCTGGAGCGCGCGCTGGCCTGGATCCAGGACGACGAGCTGGTGGAGGTGACCCCCAAGTCCATCCGCCTGCGCAAGCGCTACCTCGATCCCAACGAGCGCAAGCGCGAGGAGCGCAAGAAGGAAACCGAGCTGGCCTGA
- a CDS encoding FAD dependent oxidoreductase (PFAM: FAD dependent oxidoreductase~KEGG: rpb:RPB_1451 FAD dependent oxidoreductase) translates to MDQVEAIVIGAGVVGLAIARALTCAGREVVLIEAAGAIGTGISARSSEVIHAGIYYEPGSLKAELCVRGRDALYAFCASHGVGHTRIGKLIVAASSDEVAYLKKLAAHGAANGVGDLEMLGGAEARALEPALDVHAALFSPSTGIVESRGLMLALQGDMEAAGGVLALGAPFVGAEPGPNGLIVCTGGDAPMVLGCRLLVNAAGLDAPDLARRIAGMPAHLVPEQTLAKGNYFTCGRKVPFSRLIYPVPEPGGLGTHLTLDLGGQGRFGPDVEWVSERDYQVDPARKATMMASIRRYWPDVREEDLSPGYAGIRPKIPGPNGGPQDFVIQGPEVHGIAGLVNLFGIESPGLTSCLAIADRVLEEAKKNTHGGRASRSGHG, encoded by the coding sequence ATGGATCAGGTGGAAGCCATCGTCATCGGCGCCGGCGTGGTGGGTCTTGCCATCGCCCGCGCGCTGACCTGCGCCGGCCGCGAGGTGGTGCTGATCGAAGCGGCGGGGGCCATCGGAACCGGCATCTCGGCGCGCAGTTCCGAGGTCATCCATGCCGGCATCTATTACGAACCGGGAAGCCTGAAGGCCGAGCTGTGCGTGAGGGGCCGCGACGCCCTCTATGCCTTCTGCGCCAGCCATGGGGTCGGCCACACCCGCATCGGCAAGCTCATCGTCGCCGCCAGCTCAGACGAGGTGGCCTATCTGAAAAAGCTCGCCGCCCATGGCGCCGCCAACGGGGTGGGCGACCTCGAGATGCTGGGCGGCGCCGAAGCGCGGGCGCTGGAGCCGGCGCTGGATGTGCATGCCGCCCTGTTCTCGCCCTCCACCGGCATCGTGGAGTCCCGCGGCCTGATGCTGGCGCTGCAGGGCGACATGGAGGCCGCCGGCGGCGTGCTGGCCCTCGGCGCGCCCTTCGTCGGTGCCGAGCCGGGGCCAAACGGGCTCATCGTGTGCACGGGGGGCGATGCCCCGATGGTGCTGGGTTGTCGCCTGCTGGTGAATGCCGCCGGCCTCGATGCCCCGGACCTCGCCCGCCGGATCGCCGGCATGCCGGCCCACCTCGTGCCCGAGCAGACGCTGGCCAAGGGCAACTACTTCACCTGCGGGCGCAAGGTGCCGTTCAGCCGCCTGATCTATCCGGTTCCGGAGCCGGGCGGGCTCGGCACCCACCTCACCCTCGACCTCGGCGGCCAGGGCCGGTTCGGGCCGGATGTGGAATGGGTGAGCGAGCGGGACTATCAGGTGGACCCGGCCCGCAAGGCCACCATGATGGCCTCCATCCGCCGCTACTGGCCGGACGTGCGGGAGGAGGACCTTTCCCCCGGCTATGCCGGCATTCGCCCCAAGATCCCGGGGCCAAACGGCGGACCGCAGGATTTCGTCATCCAGGGGCCGGAGGTCCACGGCATCGCCGGGCTGGTGAACCTGTTCGGCATCGAATCGCCCGGCCTCACCAGCTGCCTTGCCATCGCCGACAGGGTGCTGGAGGAGGCCAAAAAGAACACCCATGGCGGGCGCGCTTCACGCAGCGGCCATGGGTGA
- a CDS encoding hypothetical protein (KEGG: rpb:RPB_1476 hypothetical protein), producing the protein MMTSAPQPLPAPSEPVPDIEEIRLDRDRRHLHLAFSGRPAAPASLNAPAHRAALSAPALRAACRCAVCVADQARGTFSADFAGVTLTHVAPFGAHGLNLSFSDGHARGVYPFAYLAALAADAAGPDLPEVKP; encoded by the coding sequence ATGATGACGTCTGCCCCCCAGCCCCTTCCGGCGCCGTCGGAGCCGGTTCCCGATATCGAGGAGATCCGCCTCGATCGTGACCGGCGCCACCTCCATCTCGCCTTTTCCGGCAGGCCGGCGGCGCCCGCCAGCCTCAATGCCCCGGCGCATCGCGCCGCCCTCAGCGCTCCGGCGCTCCGCGCCGCTTGCCGCTGCGCGGTCTGCGTCGCTGACCAGGCACGGGGAACCTTTTCCGCCGATTTTGCCGGCGTCACCCTCACCCATGTGGCCCCGTTCGGGGCGCACGGGCTCAACCTGTCCTTCTCCGATGGCCATGCGCGCGGGGTCTACCCCTTCGCCTATCTCGCCGCCCTCGCGGCGGATGCGGCCGGCCCCGACCTTCCAGAGGTGAAACCATGA
- a CDS encoding fumarate reductase/succinate dehydrogenase flavoprotein domain protein (PFAM: fumarate reductase/succinate dehydrogenase flavoprotein domain protein; FAD-dependent pyridine nucleotide-disulphide oxidoreductase~KEGG: bbt:BBta_4884 putative fumarate reductase/succinate dehydrogenase, flavoprotein subunit) — translation MSEIKTEIVETDILVIGGGTGGPMAAIKAKEKNPGLKVVLMEKANVKRSGAVSMGMDGLNNAVIPGYATPEQYVKEITVANDGIVHQKAVMAYATGSYPMIQYLDSIGVKFEKDGSGEYNVRKVHHMGTYVLPMPEGHHVKKALYRQLRKHQVLVTNRYMATRLLNAPDGRIAGAMGVNTRTGEFLVVRAKSVILACGAAGRLGLPASGYLFGTYENPANCGDGYAMAYHAGAGLANLECYQINPLIKDYNGPACAYVTGPFGGYTANNKGERFIECDYWSGQMMKEFYSELQSGNGPVFLNMTHLAEETISEIETILHSNERPSRGRFHENRGTNYREKMVEMHISEIGFCSGHSASGVWVDENARTTVAGLYAAGDMASVPHNYMLGAFVNGGIAGQDSADYCASTDLPAYDEADVVAEQERVLAPTRRDDGLTPHEMEFKTRRLVNDYLQPPKVTAKYRIAQARFAEIREDLNALCVKDPHELMRALELQSILDCADMAAAASLYRTESRWGLYHWRVDHPATDNENWFCHTLLYKDEFGRMAHRKRAVDPYVVDIPEEEMGAYHQLRTPALAAE, via the coding sequence ATGAGCGAGATCAAGACCGAGATCGTCGAAACCGACATCCTCGTCATCGGCGGCGGCACCGGCGGGCCGATGGCCGCCATCAAGGCCAAGGAGAAGAATCCCGGCCTGAAGGTGGTGCTGATGGAGAAGGCCAATGTGAAGCGCTCCGGCGCGGTCTCCATGGGCATGGACGGGCTGAACAACGCCGTCATCCCTGGCTACGCCACGCCCGAGCAGTATGTGAAGGAGATTACCGTCGCCAATGACGGCATCGTCCACCAGAAGGCGGTGATGGCCTACGCCACCGGCTCCTACCCGATGATCCAGTATCTGGATTCCATCGGCGTGAAGTTCGAGAAGGACGGCTCCGGCGAATACAATGTCCGCAAGGTCCATCACATGGGCACCTATGTGCTGCCCATGCCGGAGGGCCACCACGTCAAGAAGGCGCTCTATCGCCAGCTGCGCAAGCATCAGGTGCTGGTCACCAACCGCTACATGGCCACCCGCCTGCTGAACGCCCCGGACGGCCGCATCGCCGGCGCCATGGGGGTGAACACCCGCACCGGCGAATTCCTGGTGGTGCGGGCGAAGTCCGTCATCCTCGCCTGCGGCGCCGCCGGGCGTCTCGGCCTGCCGGCGTCGGGCTATCTGTTCGGCACCTATGAGAACCCGGCCAATTGCGGCGACGGCTACGCCATGGCCTATCATGCCGGCGCGGGCCTCGCGAACCTCGAATGCTACCAGATCAACCCCTTGATCAAGGATTACAACGGCCCGGCCTGCGCCTATGTCACCGGCCCGTTCGGCGGATACACCGCCAACAACAAGGGTGAGCGCTTCATCGAGTGCGATTACTGGTCCGGCCAGATGATGAAGGAGTTCTATTCAGAACTTCAGAGCGGCAACGGCCCGGTCTTCCTCAACATGACCCATCTCGCCGAGGAGACCATCTCCGAGATCGAGACCATCCTGCACTCCAACGAACGCCCCTCGCGCGGGCGCTTCCACGAGAATCGCGGCACCAACTACCGTGAGAAGATGGTGGAGATGCACATCTCCGAGATCGGCTTCTGCTCCGGCCATTCGGCTTCGGGCGTGTGGGTGGACGAGAACGCCCGCACCACGGTCGCCGGCCTCTATGCCGCCGGCGACATGGCCAGCGTGCCGCACAATTACATGCTCGGCGCCTTCGTGAACGGCGGCATCGCCGGCCAGGACTCGGCCGATTACTGCGCCTCCACCGACCTGCCGGCCTATGATGAAGCCGATGTGGTCGCCGAGCAGGAGCGCGTGCTTGCCCCCACCCGCCGCGACGATGGCCTGACCCCCCACGAGATGGAGTTCAAGACCCGCCGCCTGGTGAATGATTATCTCCAGCCGCCGAAGGTCACCGCCAAGTATCGCATCGCCCAGGCGCGCTTCGCCGAGATCCGCGAGGACCTCAATGCCCTGTGCGTGAAGGATCCCCATGAATTGATGCGGGCGCTGGAGCTGCAATCCATCCTCGATTGCGCCGACATGGCCGCTGCCGCCTCGCTCTATCGCACCGAAAGCCGCTGGGGCCTCTACCACTGGCGGGTGGACCACCCGGCCACCGACAACGAGAACTGGTTCTGCCACACGCTGCTCTACAAGGACGAGTTCGGCCGCATGGCCCACAGGAAGCGCGCGGTGGACCCTTACGTGGTCGACATCCCCGAGGAGGAGATGGGCGCCTACCACCAGCTGCGCACCCCGGCGCTCGCCGCCGAGTGA
- a CDS encoding 4Fe-4S ferredoxin iron-sulfur binding domain protein (PFAM: 4Fe-4S ferredoxin iron-sulfur binding domain protein~KEGG: nwi:Nwi_0677 4Fe-4S ferredoxin, iron-sulfur binding) — MPFANHPTSVPVTVDDEKCIAEKGCRVCIDVCPLDVLAINPASGKAHMKYDECWYCMPCEVDCPTGAVKVEIPYLLR, encoded by the coding sequence ATGCCGTTCGCCAACCATCCCACCTCCGTGCCGGTCACGGTCGACGACGAGAAGTGCATTGCCGAGAAGGGCTGCCGCGTCTGCATCGACGTGTGCCCCCTCGACGTGCTCGCCATCAACCCCGCCTCCGGCAAGGCGCACATGAAGTATGACGAGTGCTGGTATTGCATGCCGTGCGAGGTGGACTGCCCCACCGGGGCCGTGAAGGTCGAAATCCCCTATCTCCTGCGCTGA
- a CDS encoding PBS lyase HEAT domain protein repeat-containing protein (PFAM: HEAT domain containing protein; PBS lyase HEAT domain protein repeat-containing protein~KEGG: rpb:RPB_1480 heat-like repeat protein) — translation MALFDDFDDDMDAVAERARDADPGIRRVAMLTLAESVDPQAVELLLAGLKDEDAGVREAAAKALDEHSGLPAALGLIEALDDEVEAVRLAAIESLADKKEPGSAPRLIARVQAESAFVRAAALRALRDMQDPAAMPVALSALSDPDMAVRREALGVLGYLKADAALPALLLAATDPEPAVRRAVMAALVFVRSGTPGVPALVAGLKDAHWQVREEAAFSIGKAKLPEAVDPLMVAANDDSWQVQAKAVNALGKLKARTAVPVVAEALSHGLSNVRKEAAAALGEIADPSAVGALEAAFDDPDPDVRKLVRWALERCHAAA, via the coding sequence ATGGCCCTGTTCGATGATTTCGACGACGACATGGACGCCGTGGCGGAGCGCGCCCGCGATGCCGATCCCGGCATCCGCCGCGTCGCCATGCTCACCCTCGCCGAGAGCGTGGACCCGCAGGCGGTGGAGCTGCTGCTCGCCGGCCTGAAGGACGAGGACGCCGGCGTGCGCGAGGCCGCCGCCAAGGCCCTCGACGAGCATTCCGGCCTGCCCGCCGCGCTCGGCCTGATCGAGGCGCTGGACGATGAGGTGGAGGCGGTTCGCCTCGCCGCCATCGAGAGCCTCGCCGACAAGAAGGAGCCCGGCTCCGCGCCTCGCCTCATCGCGCGCGTTCAGGCGGAAAGCGCCTTCGTGCGCGCCGCCGCGCTCCGGGCCCTGCGCGACATGCAGGATCCCGCCGCCATGCCGGTGGCCCTGTCGGCGCTTTCCGATCCCGACATGGCCGTGCGCCGCGAGGCCCTGGGCGTGCTTGGCTACCTGAAGGCGGATGCGGCGCTGCCGGCACTGCTGCTGGCGGCCACCGATCCCGAGCCGGCGGTGCGCCGGGCGGTGATGGCGGCCCTCGTGTTCGTGCGCAGCGGCACGCCGGGGGTGCCCGCCCTCGTTGCCGGGCTGAAGGATGCCCATTGGCAGGTGCGCGAGGAAGCCGCCTTCTCCATCGGCAAGGCCAAGCTGCCGGAGGCGGTGGACCCGCTGATGGTCGCGGCCAATGACGACAGCTGGCAGGTGCAGGCCAAGGCGGTGAATGCGCTCGGCAAGCTGAAGGCCCGCACGGCGGTGCCGGTGGTGGCGGAGGCGCTGTCCCATGGCCTGAGCAACGTGCGCAAGGAAGCCGCCGCCGCGCTCGGCGAGATCGCCGATCCGTCCGCCGTCGGCGCGCTGGAAGCCGCCTTCGACGATCCCGACCCGGACGTGCGCAAGCTGGTGCGCTGGGCGCTGGAGCGCTGCCACGCCGCGGCGTGA
- a CDS encoding TRAP dicarboxylate transporter, DctP subunit (TIGRFAM: TRAP dicarboxylate transporter, DctP subunit~PFAM: TRAP dicarboxylate transporter- DctP subunit~KEGG: rpe:RPE_2876 TRAP dicarboxylate transporter, DctP subunit): protein MMLTRRTLFKAGAAGALAGGVFAPFVARAQSAEFSYKYANNLPVTHPMNVRAGEMVDKIKAETQGRVEIKVFPSSQLGGDTDMLSQLRSGGIEFFTLSPLILSTLIPNASVSGIGFAFPDYATVWKAMDGGLGAYVRGQISKAGIIAMDNIWDNGFRQITTSTKPIETAADLKGLKIRVPVSPLWTSMFRAFDSAPASLNFAEVYTALQTRTVDAQENPLAIIATAKLYEVQKYCSITNHMWDGFWFLANRRAFERLPDDLRAIVAKNINAAGLKEREDVLVLNGNLRKELSEKGLAFNEPKVDSFREQLRKAGFYSEWKGKYGDEAWSILESYTGKLS from the coding sequence ATGATGTTGACCCGTCGCACCCTTTTCAAGGCCGGCGCGGCCGGAGCCCTTGCGGGCGGCGTGTTCGCCCCCTTCGTCGCGCGGGCGCAGAGCGCGGAATTCTCCTACAAATACGCCAACAACCTGCCGGTCACGCACCCCATGAACGTGCGCGCGGGGGAGATGGTGGACAAGATCAAGGCCGAGACCCAAGGCCGCGTGGAGATCAAGGTGTTCCCCTCCAGCCAGCTCGGCGGCGACACCGACATGCTGAGCCAGCTGCGCTCGGGCGGCATCGAGTTCTTCACCCTCTCCCCGCTCATCCTCTCCACCCTGATCCCGAACGCCTCGGTGAGCGGCATCGGCTTCGCCTTCCCGGATTACGCCACCGTGTGGAAGGCCATGGATGGCGGGCTCGGCGCCTATGTGCGCGGCCAGATCTCCAAGGCCGGCATCATCGCCATGGACAATATCTGGGACAACGGCTTCCGCCAGATCACCACCTCCACGAAGCCGATCGAGACCGCCGCCGACCTCAAGGGCCTGAAGATCCGGGTGCCGGTGTCGCCGCTGTGGACCTCCATGTTCCGGGCCTTCGACAGTGCCCCCGCGAGCCTCAACTTCGCCGAGGTCTATACCGCGCTCCAGACCCGCACCGTGGATGCGCAGGAGAACCCGCTGGCCATCATCGCCACGGCGAAGCTCTATGAGGTGCAGAAATACTGCTCCATCACCAACCACATGTGGGACGGCTTCTGGTTCCTCGCCAACCGCCGCGCCTTCGAACGCCTGCCGGACGATCTGCGCGCTATCGTGGCGAAGAACATCAACGCCGCCGGCCTCAAGGAGCGCGAGGACGTGCTGGTGCTCAACGGCAACCTGCGCAAGGAGCTGAGCGAGAAGGGCCTCGCCTTCAACGAGCCCAAGGTGGACAGTTTCCGCGAGCAGCTGCGCAAGGCCGGCTTCTATTCCGAGTGGAAGGGCAAGTACGGCGACGAGGCCTGGTCCATCCTGGAGAGCTACACCGGCAAGCTGTCCTGA
- a CDS encoding regulatory protein IclR (PFAM: regulatory protein IclR; Transcriptional regulator IclR~KEGG: atc:AGR_L_119 hypothetical protein), with product MGRAHRPPAVGPGPEPARAGGLSSGESAGGGTQSIERAVALLLTVGRSAPEGARLSDLVRLCGLPKPTVRRVLLALVRTGLLDQDEVTRRYHVGPEAYVLGTLAGTRFGIHALAMDGLARLARTSGDCAFLSVPRGAFSVCLHREEGTWPIRTHVLQAGDRHPLGIGAGGLALLAALPDAEVERMLAANAPALAAHYPGYGVEVLRAQVVDARARGYALNPGLYVAGSWGIAVPVLGPDGRPLGALSLAAIESRLSPERQAELVPLLKREAQALEAALGHRAGGEPASAALPAGRAIAKGAP from the coding sequence GTGGGACGGGCACACAGGCCCCCCGCCGTCGGGCCCGGCCCCGAGCCGGCGCGCGCCGGCGGCTTGTCTTCCGGCGAATCCGCCGGCGGGGGCACCCAGAGCATCGAGCGCGCGGTGGCGCTGCTTCTGACGGTGGGCCGCTCGGCCCCCGAGGGCGCGCGGCTGTCCGATCTGGTGCGGCTGTGCGGCCTGCCCAAGCCCACCGTGCGGCGGGTGCTGCTGGCGCTGGTGCGCACCGGCCTCCTCGACCAGGACGAGGTGACGCGGCGCTATCATGTGGGGCCGGAAGCCTATGTGCTCGGCACCCTCGCCGGCACCCGCTTCGGCATCCATGCCCTGGCGATGGACGGCCTCGCCCGCCTCGCCCGCACCAGCGGCGACTGCGCCTTCCTCTCCGTTCCGCGCGGCGCATTCAGCGTGTGCCTGCACCGGGAGGAGGGCACCTGGCCCATCCGCACCCACGTGCTGCAGGCCGGCGACCGGCACCCGCTGGGAATCGGCGCCGGCGGGCTCGCGCTGCTCGCCGCTTTGCCGGATGCGGAGGTGGAGCGCATGCTCGCCGCCAATGCGCCGGCGCTGGCGGCCCATTATCCCGGCTATGGGGTCGAGGTGCTGCGCGCGCAGGTGGTCGATGCCCGCGCGCGGGGCTACGCGCTCAATCCCGGCCTTTATGTCGCCGGCTCCTGGGGCATCGCCGTGCCGGTGCTGGGGCCGGACGGGCGTCCACTGGGTGCGCTGTCGCTGGCCGCCATCGAAAGCCGGCTCTCGCCTGAGCGTCAGGCTGAACTGGTGCCCCTGCTGAAGCGCGAGGCGCAGGCGCTGGAAGCCGCCCTCGGCCACCGCGCCGGCGGCGAGCCCGCCTCGGCCGCGCTTCCCGCCGGCCGTGCCATCGCCAAGGGGGCGCCGTGA